The following proteins come from a genomic window of Haloplanus salinus:
- a CDS encoding MarR family transcriptional regulator, with translation MGASLGDDDDTTPRELVHFITQQTRFSLLNDILAHPQQLPSMYELEELNPSVSDATVYKHIQKLINAGIVKEVALDDDQRRQDYPWKFYGLTDEGRKFLKAHNLLAAEETLQQIYDTISDKPEKMVKYENAPRPD, from the coding sequence ATGGGGGCCAGTTTGGGCGATGATGACGACACGACACCACGCGAACTCGTCCACTTCATTACACAGCAGACCCGGTTTTCACTTCTCAACGATATTCTCGCCCATCCCCAACAACTCCCATCGATGTACGAACTCGAAGAACTCAACCCTAGTGTGAGCGATGCCACCGTCTACAAGCACATCCAGAAGCTCATCAACGCCGGCATCGTCAAGGAAGTCGCCCTAGACGATGACCAGCGCCGACAGGACTATCCCTGGAAGTTCTACGGCCTGACCGACGAGGGTCGGAAATTCCTGAAGGCGCACAACCTGCTCGCCGCCGAGGAGACGCTCCAGCAGATCTACGACACCATCTCCGACAAACCCGAGAAGATGGTCAAGTACGAGAATGCGCCCCGTCCGGATTAG
- a CDS encoding TROVE domain-containing protein gives MEFNTPKQTVAEATRTTNYEGGEAFEPADPRLALYKRTINQLLEGSFYETDDEQLAAVVRQFDAAANEDPEFVLKLAAYARQELYLRDIPQVLLVLAANDDRFKDDSPESLIREWAPAIIQRMDETATALAVHDQLFGGTAPWPLRRGIEDALVEMADAYTLGKYELSRREVTLHDVFNRVHPTPVDAEQEALFEQFMRGGLDDYPDVDPLPAPNTWETVISERGNTQAAWELLIEDDEYTLPIFASIRNLRNMLEAGVPEDTVVDHLDLKAVRHAPLYPFRYYQAYTALQDADVQAPAVEQWLEDAIDVAVETVPGGFGDTFVAVDLSGSMDQPLSANSTLRLKEIGALFGAILADQGAEVGGFGDDFQTVPMHVDTPVLQRQSAVLAIDENVGDSTNGWKAIKHLHDRGNAVERIVVFTDMQIWDNTPFTARNSQTVKEAFDAYRDEMSADTALYLVDLAAYGDLVTPEGYENVYNISGWSENVLSFTDHAEKPKQIIDEIEAFEPT, from the coding sequence ATGGAGTTCAACACGCCAAAGCAAACGGTCGCGGAGGCAACGCGGACCACCAACTACGAAGGTGGGGAAGCGTTCGAGCCTGCCGACCCTCGACTCGCACTGTACAAGCGCACGATCAACCAGCTGCTGGAGGGCTCGTTCTACGAGACCGATGACGAACAGCTCGCTGCTGTCGTTCGCCAGTTCGATGCCGCCGCAAACGAGGACCCAGAGTTCGTCCTGAAGCTCGCGGCCTATGCGCGCCAGGAGCTCTACTTGCGGGACATCCCACAAGTACTGCTCGTACTGGCGGCCAACGACGACCGATTCAAGGACGACTCCCCCGAGTCGCTCATCCGCGAATGGGCGCCGGCGATCATCCAGCGGATGGACGAGACGGCCACCGCGCTCGCGGTCCACGATCAGCTGTTCGGCGGGACTGCGCCGTGGCCGCTTCGACGCGGGATCGAGGACGCGCTGGTGGAGATGGCCGACGCCTACACGCTGGGCAAGTACGAGCTGTCTCGGCGTGAGGTGACGCTGCACGACGTCTTCAACCGCGTCCACCCTACGCCCGTCGACGCCGAGCAGGAAGCGCTCTTCGAACAGTTCATGCGCGGCGGCCTCGACGACTATCCCGACGTCGACCCGTTGCCGGCGCCGAACACGTGGGAGACGGTTATCTCCGAGCGCGGCAACACCCAAGCCGCCTGGGAACTGCTCATCGAGGACGACGAGTACACGCTGCCCATCTTCGCGTCGATCCGGAACCTCCGGAACATGCTCGAAGCCGGCGTTCCGGAGGACACCGTCGTGGATCACCTCGACCTGAAGGCCGTCCGCCACGCGCCGCTGTACCCGTTCCGGTACTACCAGGCCTACACCGCGCTGCAAGACGCGGATGTCCAGGCACCGGCGGTCGAGCAGTGGCTCGAAGACGCAATTGATGTCGCTGTCGAGACGGTGCCTGGCGGATTCGGCGATACCTTTGTCGCGGTCGATCTGTCGGGATCGATGGATCAGCCGCTGTCCGCGAACAGCACGCTCCGACTGAAGGAGATCGGTGCGTTGTTCGGTGCGATCCTGGCCGACCAGGGTGCCGAAGTCGGCGGGTTCGGCGACGACTTCCAGACCGTTCCGATGCACGTCGACACGCCAGTACTACAGCGCCAATCGGCGGTGTTGGCGATCGACGAGAACGTCGGGGACTCGACGAACGGTTGGAAGGCGATCAAGCACCTCCACGACCGAGGGAATGCTGTTGAACGAATTGTCGTCTTCACCGATATGCAGATCTGGGACAACACGCCGTTCACGGCCCGCAATTCCCAGACGGTCAAGGAGGCGTTCGATGCGTATCGGGACGAGATGTCTGCGGACACCGCGCTGTATCTCGTCGATCTCGCGGCCTACGGCGACCTGGTGACGCCAGAAGGCTACGAGAACGTCTACAACATCTCAGGGTGGTCGGAGAACGTCCTCTCGTTCACCGACCACGCCGAGAAGCCGAAGCAGATCATCGATGAGATCGAGGCGTTCGAACCGACCTAG
- a CDS encoding ArsR family transcriptional regulator: protein MRDAALRVVDCLRDRSYAVGELADAIDKSQSWTSEVVSDLEDEHLVERNDGVRLANTYEATLLAELLERYALEKVLTGTKEDILVALLPGSKTIAGLQKQGFAKSTLYQHLNEIQETGAIAHTDDGYAISDDTLRSFLEARTRTTPFETEYRANGDRLVATSKDTVDGTPTAFSAFTRYGVDYHPAKTYVYQGDRSLGLEEVLIHAVTVAENKKQMAMAGVFYLTHRATLDSSDLWRLANRWDCIEKWADLFAYIDQREVHHDELFLPWEEFIDLANDYGVYPRGQHPEDSLRRGLEQLGDHLETPVDVYLLGGGNLILRGLKDSTKDVDIVIKDGQTFFAIAESLQDLGYEERSDLEAAYNQLDPSIVVEKEGFPRWDIFVEAVAGQLQLTSAMIERCDQSFEYGNLHVHLLSLTDIFVFKSITEREGDLEDAALIARQADVDWESIFQEIKTQEDRTGQLFSFAVLDTLDVLDERHNIVSPITDRLVSYCLENALLVSLDAPKTIEDLREELDFPDHQIYNKLRKLEEEGQITVDRSGRLNTYQRAESTDR from the coding sequence ATGAGGGACGCGGCACTACGAGTTGTCGACTGTTTACGTGACCGCTCCTACGCCGTTGGCGAGTTGGCCGATGCGATCGACAAGAGTCAAAGTTGGACGTCGGAGGTCGTCAGTGATCTTGAGGACGAACACCTCGTGGAACGAAATGACGGGGTGCGGCTGGCCAACACGTACGAAGCGACACTGCTTGCCGAGCTCCTCGAGCGATATGCACTCGAAAAAGTCCTGACAGGGACGAAAGAGGATATTCTCGTTGCGCTCCTTCCGGGCTCTAAAACGATCGCTGGGTTACAAAAGCAGGGCTTCGCGAAATCAACGCTCTACCAGCACCTGAACGAAATCCAGGAGACTGGAGCGATCGCACATACTGACGACGGCTATGCCATCAGTGACGACACGCTTCGGTCCTTCCTCGAAGCGAGAACCCGAACCACGCCCTTCGAAACCGAGTACCGCGCGAACGGCGACCGACTGGTCGCGACGAGCAAGGACACTGTCGATGGGACGCCGACTGCGTTCTCGGCGTTCACTCGCTACGGTGTTGACTATCACCCAGCGAAGACCTACGTCTATCAAGGTGATCGGTCGCTGGGACTCGAAGAGGTTCTGATCCATGCGGTGACCGTCGCTGAGAACAAGAAACAGATGGCGATGGCTGGCGTGTTCTATCTGACGCACCGCGCTACCCTCGATTCCAGCGACCTCTGGCGGCTCGCAAACAGGTGGGACTGCATCGAGAAGTGGGCTGACCTCTTTGCATACATCGACCAGCGGGAGGTCCACCACGATGAGCTCTTTCTCCCGTGGGAGGAATTCATCGATCTCGCGAACGACTATGGGGTCTATCCGCGCGGCCAACATCCGGAAGATAGCCTTCGACGGGGGCTTGAACAGCTTGGCGACCACCTGGAGACGCCTGTCGACGTGTATCTTCTCGGAGGCGGCAACCTCATTCTGCGTGGGTTGAAAGATTCGACGAAGGACGTCGACATCGTCATTAAGGACGGACAGACGTTCTTTGCAATCGCCGAATCGCTCCAGGACCTGGGATACGAGGAGCGTAGTGACTTGGAAGCGGCATACAACCAGCTTGATCCCAGTATTGTGGTGGAGAAGGAAGGGTTTCCACGCTGGGATATTTTCGTGGAGGCGGTCGCCGGCCAGCTCCAGTTGACGTCGGCGATGATCGAGCGGTGCGACCAATCATTCGAGTACGGCAATCTTCACGTACATCTGCTCTCGCTGACCGACATCTTCGTGTTCAAATCGATTACGGAACGCGAAGGCGATCTCGAAGATGCCGCACTGATCGCCAGACAAGCCGACGTCGACTGGGAGAGCATCTTCCAGGAGATCAAGACCCAGGAAGATCGTACTGGCCAATTATTCTCGTTTGCTGTGCTCGATACGCTCGATGTCCTCGACGAGCGACACAATATTGTCTCTCCAATCACGGACCGGCTCGTCTCGTACTGTCTTGAGAACGCGTTGCTCGTCTCGCTTGATGCCCCGAAAACCATCGAAGATCTCCGAGAAGAGCTGGATTTCCCCGATCACCAGATCTACAACAAGCTCCGGAAACTCGAAGAGGAAGGACAGATCACCGTCGATCGTAGCGGTCGGCTCAATACGTACCAGCGAGCTGAATCAACTGACCGGTAA
- a CDS encoding ATP-binding protein gives MSILDTVLAVAIFLGLFASVEYVTYGVMESKHEKRNIYELLFMLAWTTLAFVHMWVVAPLLNLPPTAVVALGLGILMIYVAGGLGIPVFKSIGVIGLYPFALVYELFVVLLLFAEAVAVGTSFVTITQFNFISTIVPGDSRVQAIIGLGAAASLVAVMYYNPDGENGYHYAAGRHVTPSVDYEKFRRIRREDRERNEPDGPLHQGDSSRTSDSGGKSRHSYSTKTPVKSSSMGELEYNWIRSDIGFDDVAGYYEVKERLAEEVLQPVQAAARGDDRYDRFGIEPSRGILFYGPPGTGKTLFARALAGELDIPFVELGPADVTSKWINEGPQRIRQLFEEAEAVGPCVIFLDEAEHLFGGRDVGTGGAHAEDRKITSELLVHLTADDRTGIVVGATNRPEDIDPAILRPGRLATHVEIGLPREESRHAIFQSKLRGVPHDLTGDQLAQLASHTAGLSGADIEELVTDAKRRAARRDAQNVSIEDFPSAEGVATERNDTEAEPMTDRDLNDSNELDTFPEDPFDDDPTAGFR, from the coding sequence ATGAGTATCCTCGATACTGTACTCGCAGTAGCCATCTTCCTCGGTCTCTTCGCGAGCGTCGAGTACGTGACCTACGGAGTCATGGAGAGCAAGCACGAGAAGCGGAATATTTATGAACTGTTATTTATGCTCGCATGGACCACGCTGGCGTTCGTCCACATGTGGGTGGTCGCTCCTCTACTTAATCTCCCACCAACCGCCGTAGTAGCACTCGGTCTGGGTATTTTGATGATTTATGTCGCAGGGGGGTTAGGAATACCCGTCTTCAAATCGATCGGCGTCATCGGACTCTATCCATTCGCGCTCGTGTACGAGCTGTTCGTAGTGTTGTTACTTTTCGCCGAGGCAGTGGCTGTCGGCACCTCCTTCGTTACAATCACGCAGTTCAATTTCATTTCGACTATTGTTCCTGGCGACTCTCGGGTTCAAGCAATTATTGGACTGGGTGCTGCAGCTTCGCTAGTCGCGGTGATGTACTACAACCCCGATGGAGAAAACGGGTATCACTATGCCGCCGGGCGTCACGTGACCCCCTCCGTCGACTACGAGAAGTTCAGACGAATTCGCAGAGAGGACAGAGAACGAAATGAACCGGATGGGCCACTCCACCAAGGAGACTCCTCTAGAACATCCGATTCAGGTGGTAAGAGTCGCCACTCTTACTCGACCAAAACACCAGTCAAATCATCTTCCATGGGAGAACTCGAGTACAACTGGATTCGCTCGGACATCGGCTTCGACGACGTCGCCGGCTACTACGAAGTAAAGGAACGACTCGCAGAAGAGGTCCTCCAGCCGGTCCAGGCAGCGGCACGCGGTGACGACCGATACGATCGGTTCGGGATCGAACCGTCACGTGGGATTCTCTTCTACGGCCCACCAGGTACCGGCAAGACCCTGTTCGCGAGAGCGCTCGCTGGCGAACTCGATATCCCGTTTGTTGAGCTAGGGCCGGCAGACGTGACCAGCAAGTGGATTAACGAAGGGCCTCAGCGGATCCGACAGCTCTTCGAGGAAGCCGAAGCGGTCGGCCCCTGCGTCATTTTCCTCGACGAGGCCGAGCACCTCTTCGGCGGTCGCGACGTCGGCACTGGGGGAGCGCACGCCGAGGACAGAAAGATCACCAGCGAGTTGCTCGTCCATCTCACCGCCGACGATCGAACGGGCATCGTCGTCGGAGCAACGAATCGGCCCGAGGACATCGACCCCGCGATTCTTCGCCCTGGACGACTCGCGACGCACGTCGAGATCGGACTTCCAAGAGAGGAGAGCCGTCACGCGATATTCCAGTCGAAATTGAGGGGGGTGCCACACGACCTCACGGGAGACCAGCTGGCACAACTCGCGAGTCACACAGCCGGTCTCAGTGGGGCAGACATCGAGGAACTCGTTACAGATGCCAAGCGCCGAGCTGCACGACGGGATGCACAGAACGTCTCTATCGAGGACTTTCCCTCTGCAGAGGGAGTTGCCACGGAAAGGAACGATACCGAAGCCGAGCCCATGACCGATAGAGACCTGAACGATTCGAATGAGCTTGATACATTTCCCGAAGACCCGTTCGACGATGACCCGACAGCAGGCTTCCGGTAG
- a CDS encoding DUF7342 family protein, translating to MAGTESPDDPPSFEEPFSGDDVEQRIYGTILQTREPTTVRAIADQVDCDPKTARKYLGWFANLGIVSRHDGHPVTYERNDAYFEWRRINQLAAQHSVEELQDRVRELSTRISEYEETYDAASPTAVDAVAVAESSDERTIDEVYGDLADWATAREERERHERARQQRMSGEREQASG from the coding sequence ATGGCCGGGACAGAATCTCCCGATGACCCGCCATCCTTCGAGGAGCCGTTCAGTGGCGACGATGTCGAACAGCGCATCTACGGAACTATCCTCCAGACCCGTGAGCCGACGACAGTGAGGGCCATCGCGGATCAGGTCGACTGCGATCCGAAGACCGCTCGGAAGTATCTGGGCTGGTTCGCCAATCTAGGAATCGTCAGCCGTCACGACGGTCATCCAGTAACCTACGAGCGAAATGATGCGTACTTCGAGTGGCGACGGATCAATCAGCTCGCTGCCCAGCACTCCGTCGAGGAACTACAGGACCGCGTTCGTGAACTCTCGACACGCATCTCCGAGTACGAGGAGACGTACGATGCCGCGTCACCGACTGCAGTCGATGCCGTCGCCGTCGCAGAGAGCAGCGACGAGCGAACCATCGACGAGGTGTACGGCGACCTCGCTGACTGGGCCACCGCCCGCGAGGAGCGTGAGCGTCACGAACGTGCCCGCCAGCAACGTATGAGTGGCGAGCGAGAGCAAGCTTCCGGGTAG